The Acropora muricata isolate sample 2 chromosome 7, ASM3666990v1, whole genome shotgun sequence genomic interval GCAACGTCAGTAGCTGGTTACAAGCTATTTCACGTACCTCTACCCTTTTTTTCAGCTACCATAGTTACTCGGAGCCAGACTAAAGTAAGTCGTTTTATTTATGTTTGCTTTTATAGCCGTTAGTTCATCATTGTAACGGGGCATgacaattttagtttttacttAGGTTTGTATGGCAATGCCACGTGCGCGTGAGTCAAGTAATATATCTAAGGCGTTGGCTCAATTAggctttttgttttgctttctagTTCGAGCCACAACAACACAACAAATCTCATCAAACCATTTCACAGCTACAAAACACATCGAATTGCTATTCACtctcaaaattttaatttaaacctTTACAAGACCTTCGACCTCTTCTAAGGGTCGTACAGGGGGGGTCTCTGGCACGGTTCACGAATCTAAAAAATAGAGGATCACGGTTCACGAAcataaaaaattcgttttcccgaatcacgaaaataagaaagtaagatactctttttaatgacctgtgcTTATATTAGAAACAGTGTTTGAATGAAGCAAAAACGCGAATGGCTAAGTCAAGGCTCCATATTGCAAATCGCATGCCTAAATCACTCCCGATACACTACTCTAACAATTCGGAGAACTTGCGTCCCAAAATCACGTAGAATTGAATGGTAAAATCACGAATATCGACTAATAATTTAGGTTCTTCACGAGTCACGCAAAACCATCAGGTCACGAGTCACGAAGAATAATTTTcctaaattcacgtttcacgaaaaatagaatgagctaatcacgcatcacgagcatacccctgtacgaccctctcTTCTTTTCTGCTGCTGGTTCTTTTGCGTCAATTAAAGTTTATTTCGTTTCGTTAAGGCTGTGCGTTGGAATTGTCTGGTTTATCTGCGACTTTTTCTTCCGCTCCACATGTGACCATTGCGGGTTACCGCAATTTCGAGAATTCCAGAAGCTCTTACTTCTCCGGTtcgatcactgatttctatttcaatttagggtgcgttcgattgaccttattctggaataagaacaCGATGTTTACTTCTAAAAATTACACCTACGACAATTTTGATGCTATAAaaatacaaaggagaatttcagcatcgtttacggtcaaaatgttatagatccagctatttcaaaaaatgttgtcggggagaacgacgaatgtcaattgtcgaacggcgattgcacgcctgaaaagaaatgtgggtattgaatattaataggaaataagctcccatgatgccggctgcatacagtgccgaccttcgatggcgagtcaaaTGGTTTGTCCTGTTAAGCCGAGATCAGTTGACCGTTCGTAAAACAGTATCAATAGGGATCTTatgcaaacacgacgtcgacggaagccagaacgtcatctgaaaatgtcactttgcgtttctgcaatcatcttgcAATtatcaaagtcattatgcctgaaaaatgcgctttaactatcctggaattaaattggaaccagcccttgggacaagacaaaattgaacatttgtcatgcacatgctcacgtcgtccacacaattgcaggtcatttcacgtcatagaaagaacgagaacgtcttcaaaatgtcaaaagatgaaaaatgcacgtgcaaaaattctgtttttcattgtcaaatatttaaatttgtgggggttttgTGGCCCTCGTCGTCGTGGTTGTTTaacgccacgcgaagaactgtttgtttttgcataccaaatatggaaaccacagttcctttcgttggtgcaatttccgttcgacaactgccatttgccgttctctccgacaacgttttttgaagtAGGTGTATATAATGATTTACCTCCAAACAAAAATCTGGAGGTTATTCCGTTCCCGAAAATCATCAATCGTACACGCCCTTGGTGGCATTTCGAATGTCAAGCAGAGATTtttaagcaataccgagatttttATAAGATCTTCCTTCTCTGGCCCgctcaccaatttcttttgcaattttcaatcgtttttcatgatactcaatggcttttcgatagtaacccagtgatttgtaagcaatgacgatatttccataggctgccccttctccggccAGATCACCGATtcctattgcaattttcaatcgtttttcttggtactcaatggctttttgatggtcaccaagtgactgataagcattgccgagatttccataggctcttccttcttcaGCTCGATTAAAGGTTTCCATTGCAATGcgcaatcgtttttcatgatacttaatggcttttcgattgTCACAAACggacttgtaagcattaccgagatatccataagctcttccttctccggcccgattaccgatctcttttgcaattttcaaatacttTTCGTGATATtcaatggcctttcgatagtcccccagtgacttgtaagcaacaccaatatttccataagctgctccttctccggctcgatcaccgatttttgttgcaattttcaaatgtttttcttgatactcaatgcctTTTCGATTGTCGCCAAGTAaatggtaagcaataccgagatttccataggctcttccttctccggcccgatcacagacttccattgcaattttcactcgtttttcatgatacttaatggcttttcggtaTTCACAAAGTGACTTGTAgacgttaccgagatttccataggctcttccttctccggcccgatcaccgacttcttctgcaattttcaaatgtttttcgtgatactcaatggcctttcgatagtcattCAGCgacttgtaagcaataccgatattttcataggctgctccttctccggctcgatcaccgacttttgttgcaattttcaaatgtttttcttgatactcaatgcctTTGCGATTGTCACCAAGTGACTgataagcattaccaagatttccataggctcttccttctccggcccgatcacagacgtccattgcaattttcaatcgcttttcatgatagtcaatggcttttccatagtcacccaagGACTGGTAAGTATCACCAAGATTTCCGTAGGCTCTTCCTtttccggcccgatcaccgatttctactgcaatttttaaatgcttttcttgatactcaatggccttttggtAGTCACAAAGAGAGTTGTaggcaacaccgagatttccataacctcTTTCTTCTCCGACCCTAtaaccgatttcttttgcaattttcaaatcttttttgtgatactcaatggctttccgatTGTCACCCATTGactgataagcattaccgaaatttccataggctgttccttctccgacTCGATCGGCGATTTCTATtgcgattttcaaatctttttcatgatactcaatggcttttcgatagtcacccattgaatggtaagcattaccgaggtttccataAGCCtctccttctctggcccgatcatcgatttctatttcaatttttaaatgtttttcttgatatTCAACAGCTTTGcgatagtcacccattgactgataagcattaccgagatttccataagctgctccttctTTGGCCCGATCacaaatttcttttgcaattttcaaatgatattcgtgatacttaatggcttttcgataggcACCCAGCGACTGGTAAGTCTTACCGAGAtgtccataggctgctccttctccggctcgatcaccgatttcttttgcaatttttaaatctttttcatgatactcaatggctttgagatagtcaccaagtgactggAAAGCATTACCCAGAtgtccataggcttttccttctccggccctatcaccgatttccactgtaatttttaaatgctgttcttgatactcaatggcttttcgataatCGCAAAGTGAATGGTAGGCAATTCCAAGATTCCTATAGGCTCTTTCTTCCCTTGCCCTATAACCAatttctttggcaattttcaaatctttcttgtgatactcaatggcttttggatagtcactcagtgactgataagcattacctaaatttccataggctgctccttctccggctcgatcgccgatttctcttgcaatttttaaatctttttcatgatactcaatggcttttcgaatgTCACCCattgcctggtaagcattaccgaggtttccataCGCTACTCCTTCTCCAgcacgatcaccgatttcaATAGCAATTCTtaaacatttttcttgatagtcaatggcttttggaTAGTCACAAAAGGACttgtaagcgttaccgagatttccataggcagctccttctccggcccgatcaccgatttcttttgcaatttttaaatcttttacaTGACATTCAATGGCtgttcgatagtcacccagtgacctgtaagcaagaccgagatttccgtagccTTTTCCTtccccggcccgatcaccgatttcttttacaattttcaatcgttttaaATGATACTCagtggattttcgatagtcacccagtgaattgtAAGCAATGCCAATACTTCCAcaagctgctccttctccggctcgatcaccgatttctattgcaattttcaatcgtttttcttgatattcaatggcttttcgatagtcaccaagtgattcgtaagcattgccgagatttccataagctcttccttctccggcccgatcacagacttccattgcaattttcaatcgtttttcataatactcaatggattttcgatactCACAAAGTGactcgtaagcattaccgagatattcaaaggctcttccttctccggcccgatcaccgatttcttttgcaatttttgaatatttctcgtgatactcgatggcttttcgatactcacgaagtgacttgtaagcattaccgagatttctataggctcttccttctccggcccgatcaccgatttcttttgcaatttttgaatatttctcgtgatactcgatggcttttcgatactcacaaagtgacttgtaagcattaccgagatatccataggctcttccttctccggcccgatcaccgatttcttttgcaagttttgaaaatttttcgtGATAGtcaatggcctttcgatagtcacccagtgactcgtaagcaATACCGATATTCCCATttgctgctccttctccggctctatcaccgatttctatagcaattcttaaacatttttcttgataGTTTATGGCTTTTTGATATTCATCAAGTGACTGGTAGGCATTAccaagacttccataggctctcccttcttcggcccgatcacagatttccattgcaattttcaatcgtttttcttGGTACTCGATGGCCTTTTGATTGTCACCAAGTGACTgataagcattgccgagatttccataggctcttccttcttcgACTCGATTAAAGGTTTCCATTGCAATTtgcaatcgtttttcatgatacttaatggattttcgatagtcacagAGTGACTTGTaagtattaccgagatttccgtaagctcttccttctccggcccgatcaccgatttctatcgcaacattcaaatgcttttcttgatactcaatggccttacGATAGTCACCAAGGGAGTTGtaggcaataccgagatttccataggctctttcTTCTCCGGCCCTATgactgatttcttttgcaattttcaaatcttttttgtGATACTCAATAGCCTTtagatagtcacccagtgactggcaAGTATTACCGAGATGTGCATAAGCTGCTCCTtccccggcccgatcaccgattttcACTGCaattcttaaatgtttttcttgatactcagtggcttttctATAGTCACAAAGTGATATGTAGGCATTagcgagatttccataggcttttccttcgcCGGCTCggtcaccgatttctcttgcaatatTTAGAtgtttttcaaaagatttaatggctttttgatactcaccaagtgacttgtaagcaattccgatatttccataggctactccttctcctgcccgatcacaaacttccattgcaattttcaatcgttcttcatgatactcaatggcttttcgattgtcaccaagtgactggcaagtattaccgagatttccataggctcttccttctccggccagatcaccgatttctattgcaattttcaatcgtttttcatggtactcaatggcttttcgaaagtcacccattgacttgTAAACATagccaagatttccataggctcgtccttcttcggcccgatcaccaatttcttttgcaattttcaactttttttcataATACCGAATGGGGTTTTGACAGTCATCGTTACCATGGAATTCTTTTCTGCGACTGAGGTGAGGTTCATTTACGTCTTGTTCATCCTCTTCTtttacaaaaatataaaaagtgAATGAATGAAGAATTAGTGAAATAAACAAGGAAATGATGTACGTATCAGCTGAAAGAAGATTTGGTAGAGGGGTCGTGGTCGATTGATTttataaatttctttctttcaatgTTATCTTTCCATCAGAggaaaagttgtttttgttcGCGGCAGCAATTTAGATTCTGAAATCTTTTTTTTACTCGTGATTGCAGTTTTATCTACGCTGATTAAAACCTATCAAGCTTCTAAATATTGCTTGCTTTTCACTTATTTGAGATGgtgccattatattttgtttcatgtAACATGATCTGGGAAAATTCTTGAACCAACCAACTTTGTCCAACAAATTTGTCGGGGATCACCAAACGTTGAGCCTTAGGGTTTTTGAAAAGACGGTGTTAATATGCACGTCACCTACGTTCATGAAGTGAAAGAGGGTTGGGTCAAACCTATCTTTGGGACATTTTTATGTCGCGTTTCCATTGAAATCCAGGCCGTATATGTGCGCGAGGATATTTACTCATTGGTTAATAAGATATAGTTGATAAAGTATGAATGTCTAATGAAGTTGTAAGAAAGATGTTCGTTCTTTGGTTCCGTTACATTTCCGCCCCGCCATCTATTTGGTAAATCAAATGTATAAAGGTAAAAAAAAGGGGCGGAGAGGGAATTTCGTAGGGCCTAGGAGGAAGTGGTGGTGTCATCACAAACCAATGGGCTAACCAAAGACGTAAGTTTAGTCTCACAAAACTGGGTTTTTTGATAACCAATTAATTTAGCATAGCGCCTTACTGTTCCTATCAAATATTTATTCAATCAAATCATTACATAAAAGGTTGGAAGGGAAGACATATGAAATGAATAATATATTAAGCAACGGAGATGAAATCAAGTGAGGCCAAAATCCTCATACGTATGAACGCAGGAACTGTTTTAGGAATTACGTACACAATACTGAAAAAGTCAGAACCTCAATGGcatttgaacccgtgaccttgtgATGCTGGGAC includes:
- the LOC136922706 gene encoding tetratricopeptide repeat protein 28-like; this encodes MASGPAAFASSTRENTNYVRLCRLLIDIGTEALRNVFNDIHSPTNVHKILSIASSSQHYTTLKRLQKKGVLNPTLWGKLSTASSAEFDITLLMVLLRNVCGLSPPVSTGSWDELPPDSDNSTEANIVRIKFYRNDVYAHASKASVDDLTFNKLWKNISSAIEGLASGTNATLYATAISKMKTDCMDPDAEAHFRTLLNDWKKYDDNTKEMLDELKGNLETASEQIVEFKGIQERANESIVEIKENQKRAHIELGEMKASINQTRSEFEELKKELVKQPQPFERSTKESLKDEEEEDEQDVNEPHLSRRKEFHGNDDCQNPIRYYEKKLKIAKEIGDRAEEGRAYGNLGYVYKSMGDFRKAIEYHEKRLKIAIEIGDLAGEGRAYGNLGNTCQSLGDNRKAIEYHEERLKIAMEVCDRAGEGVAYGNIGIAYKSLGEYQKAIKSFEKHLNIAREIGDRAGEGKAYGNLANAYISLCDYRKATEYQEKHLRIAVKIGDRAGEGAAYAHLGNTCQSLGDYLKAIEYHKKDLKIAKEISHRAGEERAYGNLGIAYNSLGDYRKAIEYQEKHLNVAIEIGDRAGEGRAYGNLGNTYKSLCDYRKSIKYHEKRLQIAMETFNRVEEGRAYGNLGNAYQSLGDNQKAIEYQEKRLKIAMEICDRAEEGRAYGSLGNAYQSLDEYQKAINYQEKCLRIAIEIGDRAGEGAANGNIGIAYESLGDYRKAIDYHEKFSKLAKEIGDRAGEGRAYGYLGNAYKSLCEYRKAIEYHEKYSKIAKEIGDRAGEGRAYRNLGNAYKSLREYRKAIEYHEKYSKIAKEIGDRAGEGRAFEYLGNAYESLCEYRKSIEYYEKRLKIAMEVCDRAGEGRAYGNLGNAYESLGDYRKAIEYQEKRLKIAIEIGDRAGEGAACGSIGIAYNSLGDYRKSTEYHLKRLKIVKEIGDRAGEGKGYGNLGLAYRSLGDYRTAIECHVKDLKIAKEIGDRAGEGAAYGNLGNAYKSFCDYPKAIDYQEKCLRIAIEIGDRAGEGVAYGNLGNAYQAMGDIRKAIEYHEKDLKIAREIGDRAGEGAAYGNLGNAYQSLSDYPKAIEYHKKDLKIAKEIGYRAREERAYRNLGIAYHSLCDYRKAIEYQEQHLKITVEIGDRAGEGKAYGHLGNAFQSLGDYLKAIEYHEKDLKIAKEIGDRAGEGAAYGHLGKTYQSLGAYRKAIKYHEYHLKIAKEICDRAKEGAAYGNLGNAYQSMGDYRKAVEYQEKHLKIEIEIDDRAREGEAYGNLGNAYHSMGDYRKAIEYHEKDLKIAIEIADRVGEGTAYGNFGNAYQSMGDNRKAIEYHKKDLKIAKEIGYRVGEERGYGNLGVAYNSLCDYQKAIEYQEKHLKIAVEIGDRAGKGRAYGNLGDTYQSLGDYGKAIDYHEKRLKIAMDVCDRAGEGRAYGNLGNAYQSLGDNRKGIEYQEKHLKIATKVGDRAGEGAAYENIGIAYKSLNDYRKAIEYHEKHLKIAEEVGDRAGEGRAYGNLGNVYKSLCEYRKAIKYHEKRVKIAMEVCDRAGEGRAYGNLGIAYHLLGDNRKGIEYQEKHLKIATKIGDRAGEGAAYGNIGVAYKSLGDYRKAIEYHEKYLKIAKEIGNRAGEGRAYGYLGNAYKSVCDNRKAIKYHEKRLRIAMETFNRAEEGRAYGNLGNAYQSLGDHQKAIEYQEKRLKIAIGIGDLAGEGAAYGNIVIAYKSLGYYRKAIEYHEKRLKIAKEIGERAREGRSYKNLGIA